A section of the Mesorhizobium loti genome encodes:
- a CDS encoding NAD-dependent succinate-semialdehyde dehydrogenase: MLQKTSHFMRQANLINGEWVQADSGQTVDVNNPATGLKIGTVPKSGKAETRRAIEAADAAFKSWRKTTALERSKLLRKLHDAMMDNQDVLAELLTIEQGKSLFESKGEIGSAAAYILWFAEEGRRTYGDVVPSPWADRRILVTKEPVGVIAAITPWNFPSSMLARKLGPALAAGCTAVVKPASQTPYSGLAWGALAEEVGFPKGVVNILTGAAGEIGDEICANPLVKKITFTGSTEVGKILIQKSSVTVKKVSMELGGNAPFIVFDDADIDRAVTGAITAKYRNSGQTCVCTNRFLVQAGVYDKFVEKLAAASNGLKVGSGLEEGVQQGPLIDEKAVEKVEELIADATSKGGKIVAGGKRHALGGSFFQPTVIANATPKMRFMKEEIFGPVAPVFKFETEEEAVQLANDTEFGLACYFYTGDLGRAFRVMEGLKYGMVGVNEGLITTPEAPFGGVKESGLGKEGGHQGIEDYLDTKYVCIGGLGL; the protein is encoded by the coding sequence ATGCTTCAGAAAACCAGCCATTTCATGCGGCAGGCCAATCTCATCAACGGCGAATGGGTGCAGGCCGACAGCGGCCAGACGGTCGACGTCAACAATCCCGCCACCGGCCTCAAGATCGGCACCGTGCCGAAGTCGGGCAAGGCCGAGACCCGCCGCGCCATCGAGGCGGCCGATGCCGCCTTCAAGTCGTGGCGCAAGACCACCGCGCTCGAACGCTCGAAGCTGCTGCGCAAGCTGCATGACGCGATGATGGACAATCAGGACGTGCTGGCCGAACTGCTGACCATCGAGCAGGGCAAGTCTCTGTTCGAATCGAAGGGCGAGATCGGCTCGGCCGCGGCTTATATATTGTGGTTCGCCGAGGAGGGCCGCCGCACCTATGGCGACGTTGTGCCGTCACCATGGGCGGATCGCCGTATCCTGGTGACCAAGGAACCGGTCGGCGTCATCGCCGCCATCACGCCGTGGAATTTCCCGTCCTCGATGCTGGCCCGCAAGCTCGGTCCCGCACTGGCCGCGGGCTGCACCGCCGTCGTCAAGCCGGCCTCGCAGACGCCATATTCGGGCCTCGCCTGGGGCGCGCTGGCCGAGGAAGTCGGCTTCCCCAAGGGCGTCGTCAACATCCTGACCGGTGCCGCCGGAGAAATCGGCGACGAGATCTGCGCCAATCCGCTGGTCAAGAAGATCACCTTCACGGGCTCGACCGAAGTCGGCAAGATCCTGATCCAGAAGTCGTCGGTCACCGTCAAGAAAGTCTCGATGGAACTTGGCGGCAACGCGCCGTTCATCGTCTTCGACGACGCCGATATCGACCGTGCCGTCACCGGCGCCATAACCGCCAAGTACCGCAATTCCGGCCAGACCTGCGTGTGCACCAACCGCTTCCTCGTGCAGGCCGGCGTCTATGACAAGTTCGTCGAGAAACTGGCCGCCGCCAGCAACGGGCTGAAGGTCGGTTCCGGCCTCGAGGAAGGCGTGCAGCAGGGACCGCTGATCGACGAGAAGGCGGTCGAGAAGGTCGAGGAACTGATCGCCGACGCCACCTCGAAGGGGGGCAAGATCGTCGCCGGCGGCAAGCGTCATGCGCTCGGCGGCTCGTTCTTCCAGCCGACGGTCATCGCCAATGCCACGCCCAAGATGCGCTTCATGAAGGAAGAGATCTTCGGCCCGGTCGCACCGGTGTTCAAGTTCGAGACCGAGGAAGAGGCGGTGCAACTGGCCAACGACACCGAGTTCGGCCTTGCCTGCTACTTCTACACCGGTGATCTCGGCCGTGCCTTCCGGGTCATGGAAGGGCTGAAATACGGCATGGTCGGCGTCAATGAAGGCCTCATCACGACGCCAGAGGCGCCGTTCGGCGGCGTCAAGGAATCGGGTCTCGGCAAGGAAGGCGGACATCAGGGCATCGAGGATTATCTCGACACCAAATATGTCTGCATTGGCGGCCTCGGCCTCTGA
- a CDS encoding aldose epimerase family protein translates to MAMKDGEVFGTTQTGEPVRRFAIRGGGLTANIIGLGAIIQDLRLTGHDAPLVLGYGTLQEYEADNAFFGAVVGRYANRIRDGRFTIGGNRYQTEPNFLDKHTLHGGSQGYSHRPWAVSLHGRDFVTLTLHDPDGAMGFPGALDVTCTYRLKIPGTLSVELTATCEEPTLCNLTQHSYFNLDDGGAGDILDHRLMLNAGAYLPVDGDMIPTGVVKPVDGTPFDFRQARPLRMETEGEQLPYDQNFCLASARGPLRQAAWTQGASSGVEMEVWTTEPGVQLYTGQYVTPRKGLEGRDYKAFSGFCLEPQIWPDAPNRPYFPQATLWPGAIYHHVTEYRFRLP, encoded by the coding sequence ATGGCGATGAAGGACGGCGAGGTCTTCGGCACGACACAGACGGGCGAGCCCGTGCGCCGCTTCGCCATCAGGGGCGGCGGCCTCACCGCCAACATCATCGGTCTCGGCGCCATCATCCAGGATTTGCGCCTGACCGGCCACGATGCGCCGCTGGTGCTCGGCTACGGCACCCTGCAAGAGTATGAGGCCGACAACGCCTTCTTCGGCGCGGTGGTCGGCCGCTATGCCAACCGCATCCGCGACGGCCGCTTCACCATTGGCGGCAACCGCTACCAGACCGAGCCGAATTTCCTCGACAAGCACACGCTGCATGGCGGCTCGCAGGGTTATTCGCACCGGCCATGGGCGGTTTCGCTGCACGGCCGGGACTTCGTCACGCTGACGCTGCACGATCCCGACGGCGCGATGGGCTTTCCCGGCGCGCTCGACGTCACCTGCACCTACCGGCTGAAGATACCCGGCACGCTCAGCGTCGAACTGACGGCGACCTGCGAGGAGCCGACGCTGTGCAATCTTACGCAGCACTCCTATTTCAACCTGGATGATGGCGGGGCCGGCGACATTCTCGATCACAGGTTGATGCTGAACGCCGGTGCCTATCTGCCGGTCGATGGCGACATGATCCCGACCGGCGTGGTCAAGCCGGTTGACGGCACGCCTTTCGATTTCCGCCAGGCGCGGCCGTTGCGCATGGAGACCGAGGGCGAACAACTGCCCTACGACCAGAATTTCTGCCTCGCCTCGGCGCGCGGACCGCTGCGGCAAGCGGCATGGACGCAAGGGGCAAGCTCCGGCGTCGAGATGGAGGTCTGGACGACGGAGCCCGGCGTCCAGCTCTATACAGGCCAGTATGTGACGCCCCGCAAGGGCCTGGAAGGGCGGGATTACAAAGCCTTTAGTGGCTTCTGCCTGGAACCTCAGATATGGCCGGATGCGCCGAACCGGCCGTATTTTCCACAGGCGACGCTGTGGCCAGGTGCAATTTATCACCACGTGACGGAATATCGTTTCCGCCTTCCATAG
- a CDS encoding sugar kinase produces MAGNGVASIGECMLELSGQTGTNWRMGFAGDTFNTLWALHALSQDRPATYVSAFGDDPFSQGQIGFFAENGIGIGSSPVISGARPGLYAITLTGAERSFTYWRGDAAARQLASDPAALSKNLENQALVYFSGITLAILDDAARATLLSAVAKARTAGSLIAFDPNYRPRLWRRREDAQTAIVEALAVTDIALPTFPDEQMLFEDATPQATAERLGQWVSEIVVKNGEQPALIAKNGTLHDVPAIHVAAAIDTTGAGDSFNGAYLAARLAGHGPQEAVRRAHRVAAAVVQVRGALAPFDTLRTAFEN; encoded by the coding sequence ATGGCGGGAAACGGCGTCGCCTCGATCGGCGAATGCATGCTCGAACTGTCGGGCCAGACCGGCACGAACTGGCGCATGGGCTTTGCCGGCGACACGTTCAACACGCTGTGGGCGCTGCATGCGTTGAGCCAGGACCGGCCGGCGACCTATGTCTCGGCCTTCGGCGACGACCCCTTCTCGCAAGGCCAGATCGGCTTCTTCGCCGAAAACGGCATCGGCATCGGCTCCAGCCCGGTGATATCGGGGGCGCGCCCCGGCCTTTACGCGATAACGCTGACCGGGGCCGAACGCTCCTTCACCTACTGGCGCGGCGACGCCGCCGCCCGGCAGCTTGCTTCCGATCCAGCCGCACTGTCGAAAAACCTTGAGAATCAGGCGCTTGTGTATTTTTCCGGAATCACTTTGGCAATTCTGGACGATGCCGCGCGCGCCACACTGCTGAGCGCTGTGGCCAAGGCGCGCACGGCGGGGTCGCTGATCGCTTTCGACCCCAACTACCGGCCGCGGCTTTGGCGTCGGCGCGAGGACGCGCAAACGGCCATCGTAGAGGCGCTTGCCGTTACCGACATCGCACTGCCGACCTTCCCCGACGAGCAGATGCTGTTTGAGGATGCAACGCCGCAGGCGACCGCCGAGCGGCTTGGACAATGGGTCAGCGAAATCGTCGTCAAGAACGGCGAACAGCCGGCGCTGATTGCCAAAAACGGAACGTTGCACGACGTGCCGGCGATCCATGTCGCGGCCGCCATCGACACCACCGGAGCCGGCGATTCCTTCAACGGCGCCTATCTGGCGGCGCGTCTTGCCGGTCATGGCCCCCAGGAAGCTGTCCGCCGAGCCCATCGCGTCGCCGCCGCCGTGGTGCAGGTTCGCGGCGCGCTGGCGCCGTTCGATACATTGCGGACTGCGTTTGAAAACTAG
- a CDS encoding FixH family protein codes for MASIWRYLLAGLGLAALLVGVLAVVYLTAPQSAQLAGPDLSRTKKTDNGLYIASFVPERGVVRQGELESWLLTLKTKTGASVERAAIAISGGMPQHNHGLPTSPQVTDYLGEGRYRIEGLKFTMSGWWQLRFAISSGAGSDTVLFNVVL; via the coding sequence TTGGCATCGATATGGCGTTATCTCCTGGCGGGTCTTGGTCTGGCTGCTCTGCTGGTCGGCGTTCTCGCGGTCGTCTACCTGACCGCGCCGCAAAGCGCGCAGCTTGCCGGCCCGGATCTCTCTCGGACGAAGAAAACCGACAACGGGCTGTACATTGCGAGCTTCGTGCCGGAACGGGGCGTGGTGCGGCAGGGCGAACTGGAATCCTGGCTGCTGACGCTGAAAACAAAGACAGGGGCTTCGGTGGAGCGAGCCGCGATCGCCATCTCCGGCGGCATGCCGCAACACAATCACGGCCTGCCGACGAGCCCGCAGGTGACCGATTATCTGGGCGAGGGCCGTTACCGCATCGAGGGGCTGAAATTCACCATGAGCGGTTGGTGGCAACTTCGTTTCGCCATCTCGTCCGGCGCTGGCTCCGACACGGTGCTGTTCAACGTGGTGCTGTGA